The following are encoded together in the Sediminitomix flava genome:
- the gldB gene encoding gliding motility lipoprotein GldB — translation MRTGIYVLWLISLLGLFSCGNDVDKIPDISDIKVDVQIRRLEREIFSLNGKEDIRKYLNNNPVLARDLFLTNRFPPEQIVHQLDAFLNYTYNDTLYQEVQMAFPNTKRLESEIAELYKYIKYYFPDFKELPVYTVVSGFGNFGFGNDIHISPSGIYIGLDYFAGNETSYRPEVPGYILKRYHPEYITPTIAQHLSSSFIKQGEGQTMLDEMILYGKAHYFTDKVLPTVNDSLKWGYSGQELAGCYHNEGKIYAHFVDQNLLFESNHFKKRKYIAERPHVNEIDKECPGRIGQWLGMRIVESYAQKHSNESLAQVLVEEDAQSFFQRSYYRPEKKKK, via the coding sequence ATGAGAACAGGAATTTATGTGTTGTGGCTTATTAGCCTTTTGGGATTGTTTTCTTGTGGGAATGATGTAGATAAAATTCCCGATATATCAGATATAAAAGTAGACGTTCAGATCAGAAGATTAGAAAGAGAAATCTTCTCGCTAAATGGGAAAGAGGACATACGAAAGTACCTCAACAATAACCCAGTTTTGGCTAGAGATCTTTTTCTGACCAATCGATTCCCCCCAGAACAAATTGTTCATCAGTTGGATGCCTTTCTGAATTACACTTACAATGATACGCTTTATCAAGAAGTTCAGATGGCTTTTCCTAATACTAAAAGATTGGAGTCTGAGATTGCCGAATTATATAAATACATCAAATATTATTTTCCAGATTTCAAAGAATTACCTGTTTATACAGTAGTTTCTGGCTTCGGTAATTTTGGTTTCGGAAATGATATTCACATTTCACCAAGCGGAATCTATATTGGCTTAGATTACTTTGCAGGAAATGAAACATCTTACCGCCCAGAGGTTCCTGGTTATATTCTGAAAAGGTATCATCCAGAGTACATTACACCAACAATTGCACAGCATTTATCTTCGAGTTTTATTAAACAAGGAGAAGGACAAACCATGTTGGACGAAATGATTTTGTATGGAAAAGCACATTATTTCACAGACAAGGTTCTTCCTACCGTAAACGACTCTCTCAAATGGGGATATTCAGGACAAGAATTGGCAGGCTGTTACCACAACGAAGGAAAAATATATGCACACTTCGTTGATCAAAACCTTCTTTTTGAGTCCAATCATTTCAAAAAGAGAAAATATATAGCCGAAAGACCTCATGTAAATGAAATTGATAAAGAATGCCCTGGTCGAATTGGTCAGTGGTTGGGAATGAGAATTGTAGAGAGCTACGCTCAAAAACATTCTAATGAATCATTGGCGCAAGTGCTCGTTGAAGAAGATGCTCAAAGCTTCTTTCAAAGATCATATTACAGACCTGAGAAGAAAAAGAAATAG
- a CDS encoding zinc-binding alcohol dehydrogenase family protein, with protein MKAIGVRTIDGKNQFIDFETAKPNPSGHELLVEIKAIAINPVDYKVFDRPVPEENEPTILGWDATGTVIEVGEKVTLFKKGDEVFYAGDITKPGCYAQFQLIDERITGFKPKSISEIEAAALPLTSITAYEAIFDRLGIKENGEEGKSILIIGGAGGVGSIATQIAKKMTKLKVLSTASREDTIEWCKNMGADHVVNHHDLIASVRATGFQHVNYILQFNNTALHWDNMIELIAPQGKICSIVETPEKIDLTKGKSKSFTFAWELMFTRSMFQTDDMIEQYNLLNKVAELVDKGEIKTTLNTSFEGFNIENLEKAHEIQRSGKAIGKIGIQF; from the coding sequence ATGAAAGCAATAGGTGTAAGAACAATTGACGGTAAAAATCAATTTATAGACTTTGAAACCGCAAAACCTAATCCATCAGGTCATGAACTTCTCGTTGAAATAAAAGCTATCGCGATAAACCCAGTAGACTACAAAGTTTTTGACAGACCTGTTCCCGAAGAAAATGAACCTACAATTTTAGGTTGGGACGCCACAGGAACCGTTATTGAGGTAGGAGAAAAAGTCACCTTATTCAAAAAAGGAGATGAAGTTTTTTATGCTGGAGATATCACCAAACCAGGTTGCTATGCTCAGTTTCAATTGATCGATGAACGAATCACAGGTTTTAAACCAAAATCTATTTCTGAAATTGAAGCAGCAGCACTCCCACTTACTAGTATCACTGCTTATGAAGCTATTTTTGACCGTCTTGGCATCAAAGAAAATGGTGAAGAAGGAAAATCAATTCTCATTATTGGAGGTGCAGGAGGTGTAGGTTCTATTGCGACTCAAATCGCTAAAAAAATGACCAAACTGAAAGTACTCTCTACTGCATCTAGAGAAGATACTATTGAATGGTGTAAAAATATGGGAGCTGATCATGTTGTTAATCATCATGATTTGATCGCTAGTGTTCGAGCAACTGGATTTCAACATGTCAATTATATCTTACAATTCAATAATACTGCACTACACTGGGATAACATGATTGAGCTTATAGCTCCTCAAGGAAAAATTTGCTCTATCGTTGAAACTCCCGAAAAAATAGATTTGACAAAAGGAAAAAGCAAAAGCTTTACTTTCGCTTGGGAGCTGATGTTTACGCGTTCGATGTTTCAGACCGATGATATGATTGAGCAGTATAACTTATTGAACAAAGTTGCTGAGTTGGTAGATAAGGGCGAAATCAAAACAACGCTAAATACTTCTTTTGAAGGTTTTAATATCGAAAACCTCGAAAAAGCCCATGAAATACAACGGTCTGGAAAAGCAATAGGGAAAATTGGAATTCAGTTCTAA
- a CDS encoding alkene reductase, whose protein sequence is MTTDKSPLYQETKLGSLELKNRIVMPPMTRSRAGKGDVASEMMAEYYAQRASAGLIVSEGTQISPQGQGYAWTPGIYSDAQIEGWKKVTTAVHNAGGKMFAQLWHVGRISHTALQPNGDAPVSSSALVGEGVKVFIDPENKGAANGVGEMIQHSMPRALTIPEIKDIVEEYAQAAKNAIAAGFDGIELHGANGYLINQFIDSESNNRTDEYGGCLENRLRFMKEVVTAVSEAIGKDRVGIRLAPLTTLNGTVDATPEETYLTAVKVLNDLGITYVHIAEADWEDAPLMPIEFKKALREAFKGTLIYAGKYTKEKAEQAIAEGWADMIAFGRPFIANPDLPYRLEHNLPLNEPKPESFFGGTQKGLIDYPTYQETMKTTNTLFSPLTFNNFKVDNRIAMAPMTRSRTDKGDVPNAMMAKYYKQRATAGLIISEGTPISAVGRGYSMTPGIYTPEQIEGWKLVTKAVHEAGGKIFAQLWHVGRRSHTSIAGEQPVSASAVKDPDKVFGPLPEGGFGMIETDVPRALTVEEIKATTQDFVQAAKNAVEAGFDGVELHGAHGYLIDQFLRIHTNQRTDEYGGSKENRSRFLVETMQAVVDAIGGDKVAIRISPLVTEGIAEPDPEIIDLTLDILKQLTPMNLAYVHFSENISNYQEVTEDFRKAVREVYQNPIMIAGKLTKEAAEEAIAKGYADMAAFGQPFITNPDLVYRFENDLELTPVGYDAHSTFYGGGEEGYTDYPTYQEMKMAEAK, encoded by the coding sequence ATGACTACTGATAAATCACCACTTTATCAAGAAACAAAATTAGGATCGCTTGAGCTTAAGAATAGAATTGTGATGCCTCCAATGACTCGTTCGAGAGCTGGAAAAGGAGATGTGGCAAGCGAAATGATGGCAGAATATTATGCACAAAGAGCTTCGGCAGGTCTTATAGTTTCAGAAGGAACGCAAATTAGCCCTCAAGGACAAGGATACGCTTGGACACCAGGAATATATAGCGATGCACAGATAGAGGGATGGAAGAAAGTGACAACTGCAGTTCATAACGCTGGCGGAAAAATGTTTGCTCAGCTTTGGCACGTAGGTCGTATTTCTCATACAGCACTTCAGCCTAATGGCGATGCACCTGTTTCTTCTTCTGCATTAGTTGGAGAAGGAGTTAAAGTTTTTATTGACCCAGAAAATAAGGGAGCGGCAAATGGTGTAGGTGAGATGATCCAACATTCAATGCCTAGAGCATTAACGATCCCTGAGATCAAAGATATTGTAGAAGAATATGCGCAAGCGGCAAAAAATGCAATAGCAGCAGGTTTTGATGGAATTGAGCTACACGGTGCAAACGGATATTTGATTAATCAGTTTATAGATTCAGAGTCGAATAATCGTACAGATGAATATGGCGGCTGTTTAGAGAATAGACTTCGTTTTATGAAAGAGGTAGTTACAGCAGTTAGTGAAGCGATTGGAAAAGACAGAGTCGGAATTCGTTTAGCGCCTTTGACCACTTTAAACGGAACAGTTGATGCTACTCCAGAAGAAACTTATTTAACAGCTGTAAAGGTCTTGAATGATTTAGGTATTACTTATGTACATATAGCGGAAGCAGACTGGGAAGATGCACCTCTGATGCCTATTGAATTTAAGAAGGCACTTCGTGAGGCATTTAAAGGAACCTTGATATATGCAGGAAAATACACAAAAGAAAAAGCTGAACAAGCTATAGCTGAAGGTTGGGCAGATATGATCGCATTTGGTCGCCCATTTATCGCCAACCCTGATCTACCATACAGATTAGAACATAATCTTCCGTTGAATGAGCCAAAACCAGAAAGCTTTTTCGGTGGAACTCAAAAAGGATTAATAGATTATCCTACTTATCAAGAAACTATGAAAACAACAAATACACTATTCAGCCCACTTACTTTCAATAATTTTAAAGTTGACAACAGAATTGCAATGGCTCCAATGACACGTTCGAGAACGGATAAAGGGGATGTGCCAAACGCAATGATGGCAAAATATTATAAACAACGTGCTACGGCAGGTCTGATTATCTCAGAAGGGACTCCGATCTCGGCAGTAGGACGTGGTTATTCAATGACTCCGGGTATTTATACGCCAGAACAAATTGAAGGATGGAAATTGGTGACTAAAGCTGTTCATGAAGCAGGAGGTAAAATCTTTGCGCAGTTATGGCATGTTGGTCGTCGTTCACACACTTCGATTGCTGGGGAGCAACCAGTATCGGCGTCAGCTGTGAAAGATCCAGATAAAGTATTTGGTCCTCTTCCAGAAGGTGGTTTCGGTATGATTGAAACAGATGTGCCAAGAGCATTGACTGTGGAGGAAATTAAAGCTACGACGCAAGACTTCGTTCAAGCAGCTAAAAATGCGGTGGAAGCAGGTTTTGATGGTGTAGAACTTCACGGTGCACATGGTTATTTGATTGACCAATTCCTAAGAATTCATACAAACCAACGTACTGATGAATACGGTGGTAGCAAAGAAAATCGTAGCCGTTTCTTAGTTGAAACGATGCAAGCCGTAGTTGATGCGATTGGAGGAGACAAAGTAGCGATTCGTATTTCTCCATTGGTAACAGAAGGTATTGCAGAGCCTGATCCAGAAATTATTGATCTAACGTTAGATATTCTGAAACAACTGACTCCAATGAATTTGGCTTATGTTCACTTCTCTGAGAATATTTCTAATTATCAGGAAGTAACTGAAGATTTCCGTAAAGCAGTTCGTGAAGTATATCAAAACCCAATCATGATTGCTGGAAAGCTGACGAAAGAAGCAGCGGAAGAAGCAATTGCTAAAGGATATGCGGATATGGCTGCATTTGGTCAACCATTCATTACCAATCCAGATTTAGTATATCGTTTTGAAAATGATTTGGAGCTGACTCCTGTTGGTTATGATGCCCACTCTACGTTTTATGGTGGAGGAGAAGAAGGATATACAGATTATCCAACTTATCAAGAAATGAAAATGGCTGAAGCAAAATAA
- a CDS encoding LysR family transcriptional regulator, with protein MVNLEWYRTFKAIYEKGTLTAAAEALFISQPGVSLHLSSLESYVGYKLFDRSSRKLVPTERGKLLYNSVIDPILKLEEVESMFQRSTEKDTPTISLGMCFETFQFSLEKYLHTFPFNLILQFGGYQDLVSKLEKGVVDLIVTPHLQETKGIIHEPFSKETILLVGSQGVEKAEFDEALKLGQKEVIKWLKEQKWYGVAGDNEHSSRFWQNNFGGAPDFRPNFIVPNINSIVRCLCMGKGLAIIPDFLCKHEIEKGEIQVIWEGKTPISNTLYFAYRKKTIYAKEIEMIQNILTKEMETGN; from the coding sequence ATGGTCAATTTAGAATGGTACAGAACCTTTAAAGCGATATATGAAAAAGGAACGCTTACGGCTGCTGCCGAAGCTCTTTTTATTTCTCAACCTGGAGTGAGTTTGCACCTGAGTTCGTTGGAAAGTTATGTGGGCTACAAACTTTTTGACAGGTCATCAAGAAAACTTGTGCCCACTGAAAGAGGAAAACTACTTTACAACTCTGTAATTGATCCTATTTTAAAATTGGAGGAAGTGGAAAGTATGTTTCAAAGAAGTACCGAAAAAGACACACCTACAATTAGCTTGGGTATGTGCTTTGAGACTTTTCAATTTAGTTTGGAAAAATACCTCCATACGTTTCCTTTTAATCTGATTCTACAATTCGGAGGATACCAAGATTTGGTTTCAAAACTTGAAAAAGGAGTCGTTGATCTTATTGTCACGCCTCATCTACAAGAAACAAAAGGGATTATTCATGAGCCATTCTCTAAAGAAACTATACTTCTAGTGGGAAGTCAAGGAGTAGAAAAAGCTGAATTTGATGAAGCCTTAAAACTAGGGCAGAAAGAGGTCATTAAGTGGCTGAAAGAGCAGAAATGGTATGGTGTAGCAGGCGATAATGAACATTCGAGCCGATTTTGGCAAAATAATTTTGGTGGTGCTCCCGACTTCCGTCCAAACTTTATTGTTCCCAATATCAATTCTATTGTGAGATGCCTTTGTATGGGAAAGGGCTTGGCGATTATCCCTGACTTTTTGTGTAAACACGAAATTGAAAAAGGCGAAATACAAGTAATTTGGGAAGGAAAAACACCTATCTCAAACACCTTATATTTCGCCTACAGAAAAAAGACCATTTACGCCAAAGAAATCGAAATGATCCAAAATATATTAACTAAAGAAATGGAAACAGGTAACTAA
- a CDS encoding M23 family metallopeptidase codes for MKSSKNPLHCGLVSETGDRRKIFADRDNIVMKLKVILLTLFTLALIPFDSNFAQDAPTVKKKKLSRKERKALQAKLEANERYLEALIRKNDEEFILVNGEFDCEESELLRDLPKPYERINLNETEVCKDQVEIMPGKMVDAEYMLAEDYYSTWSTTNINPYKTKAKELPETVKLKLYESAYDGDWSFPTDSTRITSHYGFRRMRFHHGVDLKVQIGDPIYSVFDGVVRMARYNRGGYGYYVVIRHKNGLETLYGHLNKYSVTPGQVVKAGDIIGQGGNTGRSSGPHLHFEVRYQGNAFDPNSMFDLVEYTEDLPELFALNRDEHYKKLLKSEANVYHKIRSGDSLWKISKKYHTSVNKICRLNGMSKNSVLRVGKTIRVR; via the coding sequence ATGAAATCTTCAAAAAATCCACTACATTGCGGACTTGTTTCCGAAACAGGAGACCGAAGAAAGATATTTGCAGATAGAGACAATATAGTTATGAAGTTGAAGGTTATCCTATTAACATTATTTACTCTGGCATTAATACCATTTGACAGCAACTTTGCGCAAGATGCTCCTACCGTAAAAAAGAAGAAGCTCTCACGTAAAGAACGCAAAGCCTTACAAGCCAAACTGGAAGCAAACGAACGTTATTTGGAAGCACTGATCAGAAAAAATGATGAAGAGTTTATTCTGGTGAATGGAGAGTTCGATTGTGAAGAGTCTGAATTGCTAAGAGATTTACCTAAGCCTTATGAGCGTATCAACCTAAATGAGACAGAAGTCTGTAAAGATCAGGTTGAGATCATGCCTGGTAAAATGGTAGATGCAGAATATATGTTGGCAGAAGATTATTATTCGACTTGGAGTACAACCAACATCAATCCATACAAGACCAAAGCTAAAGAGCTTCCTGAAACCGTGAAGCTGAAGTTGTATGAAAGTGCATATGATGGCGATTGGTCATTCCCAACAGACAGTACAAGAATTACTTCTCATTATGGATTCAGACGTATGAGATTCCATCATGGAGTAGATTTAAAAGTGCAAATTGGCGATCCGATCTATTCTGTATTTGATGGCGTAGTTCGTATGGCTCGTTACAACAGAGGTGGATATGGCTACTATGTTGTCATTCGTCATAAAAATGGATTAGAGACCCTTTATGGGCATTTAAATAAGTATAGTGTGACTCCTGGGCAGGTCGTTAAAGCAGGAGATATCATTGGACAAGGAGGAAATACAGGACGTAGTTCTGGTCCTCACCTTCACTTTGAGGTACGTTATCAAGGAAATGCATTCGACCCAAATTCAATGTTTGATTTGGTTGAATACACTGAAGACCTTCCAGAGTTATTCGCATTGAATCGTGATGAGCATTACAAGAAGCTACTTAAATCTGAAGCTAATGTTTATCACAAAATTAGAAGTGGTGATAGCCTTTGGAAAATCAGTAAGAAGTATCATACTTCTGTGAATAAAATCTGTAGACTAAATGGAATGTCTAAAAACTCTGTTTTGAGAGTTGGAAAGACAATTCGAGTGAGATAA
- the trxB gene encoding thioredoxin-disulfide reductase — MAREQVKCLIIGSGPAGYTAAIYAARAELKPVLYQGNQPGGQLTITNDVENFPGYPEGIMGPQMMMDLQKQAERFGADIRSGFVTSVNFDKEGNKHVVTVDENTEIEAESVIISTGASAKWLGLESEQRLNGSGVSACAVCDGFFYRGQDVVVVGGGDTAAEEASYLSKLCNKVYLVVRRDEMRASKVMQQRVENAANIEILWNTETVEVLGENVVDAIRVKNNVTGEERDIPATGFFVAIGHKPNTDVFKGQLDMDGNGYLITKADSTATNIPGVFAAGDAQDHVYRQAITAAGTGCMAALEAERFLAVKEVEAEA; from the coding sequence ATGGCAAGAGAACAAGTAAAGTGCTTGATCATCGGATCAGGCCCAGCAGGATATACAGCAGCGATCTATGCAGCAAGAGCTGAGCTTAAACCTGTACTTTACCAAGGAAACCAACCAGGTGGTCAGTTGACGATCACAAACGATGTGGAAAACTTCCCAGGTTATCCAGAAGGAATTATGGGACCACAAATGATGATGGATCTTCAGAAGCAAGCTGAAAGATTTGGCGCTGATATCCGTAGTGGTTTCGTTACTTCTGTAAACTTTGATAAAGAAGGAAACAAGCACGTAGTCACTGTAGATGAGAATACTGAGATCGAAGCAGAGTCAGTAATTATCTCAACTGGAGCTTCTGCAAAATGGTTAGGACTAGAGTCTGAGCAACGTTTGAACGGTAGTGGTGTTTCTGCTTGTGCCGTTTGTGATGGTTTCTTCTACAGAGGACAAGACGTAGTTGTAGTAGGTGGTGGTGATACTGCTGCTGAAGAAGCTAGCTACTTGTCAAAACTTTGTAATAAAGTTTATTTGGTAGTTCGTCGTGATGAGATGAGAGCTTCTAAAGTAATGCAACAAAGAGTTGAGAATGCAGCAAACATTGAAATTCTTTGGAATACAGAAACTGTAGAGGTTCTAGGAGAGAATGTAGTAGACGCTATTCGCGTGAAAAATAATGTAACAGGCGAGGAAAGAGATATTCCTGCTACAGGATTCTTCGTAGCTATTGGTCACAAGCCAAATACAGATGTATTCAAAGGTCAATTGGATATGGACGGAAATGGTTATTTGATCACTAAAGCAGATAGCACAGCAACAAATATCCCTGGTGTATTTGCAGCAGGTGATGCACAAGACCACGTGTACAGACAAGCGATTACAGCTGCTGGTACTGGTTGTATGGCAGCACTAGAAGCTGAACGTTTCTTGGCAGTAAAAGAAGTAGAAGCTGAAGCATAA
- the folE gene encoding GTP cyclohydrolase I FolE — protein MKQNETLWNIQQSDGQDAGQGSTNNLSEKQMEEIDQLGDMHIGTSIETPMRADAFDLDDTTKVAKIAEHFESIMNLLGLDLNDDSLKGTPHRVAKMYVKEIFSGLNPENRPDIKLFENKYQYNEMLVEKDIHFFSNCEHHFVPIMGKAHVAYISNGKVIGLSKINRLVQYYAKRPQVQERLTVQILEDLKKTLETEDVAIIIDAKHLCVSMRGVEDTSSSTVTSAYSGKFQDEATRNEFLKYLSLSSD, from the coding sequence ATGAAACAAAACGAAACTTTGTGGAATATCCAGCAATCTGATGGACAGGACGCCGGCCAAGGTAGTACAAATAACTTGTCTGAAAAACAGATGGAAGAAATAGATCAGCTTGGAGATATGCATATTGGTACTTCTATTGAAACACCAATGCGAGCGGATGCTTTTGACCTAGATGATACTACCAAAGTAGCTAAGATTGCAGAACACTTTGAATCAATAATGAACCTTCTTGGGTTGGACCTCAACGACGACAGTTTGAAAGGTACACCTCACAGAGTCGCTAAAATGTATGTAAAGGAAATTTTTAGCGGTCTGAACCCAGAGAATCGTCCAGATATTAAGTTATTCGAAAATAAATACCAGTATAATGAAATGCTGGTAGAAAAAGACATTCACTTTTTCTCAAACTGTGAACATCATTTTGTACCAATTATGGGAAAAGCACATGTAGCTTATATCTCAAATGGTAAAGTGATTGGTCTTTCAAAAATTAATCGTCTTGTACAGTACTATGCAAAACGTCCACAGGTACAAGAAAGATTAACTGTACAAATTCTAGAAGACTTGAAGAAAACCCTAGAAACCGAAGATGTAGCAATCATTATTGATGCAAAACACCTTTGTGTATCTATGCGTGGAGTTGAAGACACCTCGTCTTCGACTGTGACTTCAGCATACTCTGGAAAATTTCAAGACGAAGCTACTCGCAATGAGTTCTTGAAATACCTATCTTTATCCTCAGATTAA
- a CDS encoding 6-pyruvoyl trahydropterin synthase family protein — protein sequence MRVSVFRKEHFNAAHRLYNPNWSEEKNQEVFGLCSNPNFHGHNYEMEVQVTGEIDPDTGFVIDMKFLRDIIREHVVARFDHRNLNLDTEEFANLNPTAENICVVIWQLLRAQLESKYDLKVRLYETKRNFVEYPAI from the coding sequence ATGAGGGTTTCTGTTTTCAGAAAAGAGCACTTCAATGCAGCTCATCGACTTTATAATCCGAATTGGTCTGAAGAGAAAAATCAGGAGGTATTCGGACTTTGTAGCAATCCAAATTTCCATGGACACAACTATGAAATGGAAGTTCAGGTAACAGGTGAAATAGATCCTGATACGGGCTTTGTGATTGATATGAAATTTCTTCGAGATATCATACGTGAGCATGTAGTAGCTCGGTTCGATCATCGTAATTTGAATTTAGATACCGAAGAATTCGCCAATCTGAATCCTACAGCCGAAAATATCTGTGTAGTGATTTGGCAACTCTTACGTGCACAACTAGAATCAAAATACGATCTTAAAGTTAGACTCTATGAAACAAAACGAAACTTTGTGGAATATCCAGCAATCTGA
- a CDS encoding hydrogen peroxide-inducible genes activator → MITVTQLEYIVAVEQHKSFSMAADACFVTQPTLSMQIKKLEEYLGIVLFDRTKQPIIPTEVGKPIIEQARNTLREVNRIEEIVKQHQGIVSGDLTVGIIPTLAPYLLPRFAGPLTREYPEMRLYIKELQTEEIIRQLKQDQIDVGILVTPLHEDGIVETPLFYEDILVYTNPEYKFEDKKELSIEDLKSPDLWLLSKGHCFRDQVINLCAYQGQLSNNLPIAYESGSLETLMKLVDNEGGFTLLPELATDGMNEDLQNRIRTIKDLKPTREVSLVSARNFAKESMLEALAGTIKQVMPNEYLNPQRGEVVEWRG, encoded by the coding sequence ATGATTACAGTTACACAGCTAGAATATATTGTGGCAGTTGAACAACATAAGAGCTTTTCTATGGCTGCAGATGCTTGTTTCGTGACACAACCAACCTTGAGTATGCAAATCAAGAAACTTGAGGAATATCTAGGAATTGTACTTTTCGACCGTACAAAACAGCCAATCATTCCAACAGAAGTAGGTAAACCAATCATAGAACAAGCACGCAATACACTTCGTGAGGTAAACCGTATTGAAGAAATTGTAAAACAACATCAAGGAATTGTGAGTGGAGATCTGACGGTGGGTATTATTCCGACACTAGCCCCTTACTTGCTTCCTAGATTTGCAGGACCTCTGACAAGAGAATACCCTGAAATGAGACTTTACATCAAAGAACTTCAGACCGAAGAAATTATTCGTCAACTAAAGCAAGATCAGATAGATGTCGGTATTCTTGTAACTCCTCTTCACGAAGATGGCATAGTTGAGACACCGCTTTTCTATGAAGACATTTTAGTGTATACCAATCCTGAGTATAAATTTGAGGACAAAAAAGAGTTAAGCATAGAAGACCTAAAATCACCAGATTTATGGCTTTTGAGCAAAGGTCACTGCTTCAGAGATCAAGTCATCAACCTTTGTGCATATCAAGGTCAACTATCCAATAATCTACCAATTGCTTACGAAAGTGGTTCTTTAGAAACGCTAATGAAGCTCGTAGACAACGAAGGAGGATTTACACTACTTCCAGAACTGGCTACAGATGGCATGAACGAAGATTTACAGAATAGAATTAGAACTATCAAAGACCTTAAACCAACGCGTGAAGTAAGCTTGGTTTCTGCTCGTAACTTTGCCAAAGAGTCAATGCTTGAAGCCCTTGCAGGAACAATCAAACAAGTTATGCCAAATGAGTACCTAAACCCTCAACGAGGCGAAGTAGTAGAGTGGCGTGGTTAA
- a CDS encoding 1-acyl-sn-glycerol-3-phosphate acyltransferase gives MVRLIFRLLFWLKGWKVNVPFTKEEMRKSVMVAAPHTSNWDIVFAVEAFRQMGVKLRFAIKREWMFFPLNLAIGPMGGIGIDRRPMNKRDKKLSMVDAMVRLFDQYDELAMMIPPEGTRSLAKRWRSGFYQVALQANVPIILGYLDYKNKEAGATKMIMPSGDFEKDMREIMEYYKGIEGKFPENFALDKRYIN, from the coding sequence ATGGTAAGACTAATATTCAGACTTCTTTTTTGGCTGAAAGGCTGGAAAGTAAATGTTCCTTTTACTAAAGAGGAAATGAGAAAGAGTGTAATGGTTGCAGCACCTCATACAAGCAACTGGGATATTGTATTTGCAGTGGAGGCATTTCGCCAAATGGGTGTAAAACTTCGCTTCGCAATTAAAAGAGAATGGATGTTCTTCCCTCTTAATCTTGCAATTGGCCCTATGGGAGGTATTGGTATTGACCGTCGCCCAATGAATAAGCGTGATAAAAAACTAAGTATGGTCGATGCCATGGTTAGGTTATTTGACCAATACGATGAATTAGCTATGATGATTCCGCCAGAAGGGACTCGTTCATTAGCTAAAAGATGGCGTTCAGGCTTCTATCAAGTAGCTCTACAGGCAAACGTACCTATCATTTTAGGTTATCTTGATTACAAAAATAAAGAAGCTGGCGCGACAAAAATGATTATGCCTTCGGGAGATTTCGAAAAAGACATGCGAGAAATAATGGAATATTATAAAGGCATTGAAGGAAAATTCCCTGAGAACTTCGCTCTAGACAAGAGATATATCAACTAA